In Patagioenas fasciata isolate bPatFas1 chromosome 11, bPatFas1.hap1, whole genome shotgun sequence, the genomic stretch AGAGTATTTTAGGAGATGAGAACAGAGCGCTGCGTCGTACTGTGTCTAAATAATCAGAAAAACAACATACTTGGCCTGAGCAGCATCCCGGGTAAGAATGAAAGGTTTCAGCGGAGTCCTGGGCTGCCGAGAAGCGCCGTGTGGTGGTGCTGATGGCTGAAGATGCAAACAATAGTCACCGGATagtggtggaggtgagactcccCATCTCTGCTTCCCACCCCCAGCAAGTTATTGAAGGTTCTGTAGAAGGGAAACGCCTCTGCGGCCAGAGCGACATCCCAAGAGTGAAAACTCTGCTCTTAATCTAGTTTAAATCAAACTCCACCTGCGAGCTTCTACAAATCACTTCTCTTTGTGCCTTTGTTACACCTCTTCTGGCCAATGCAGAAATCAGACCAGCTCCCATCAAAGCAGGAAATACAGTTTATTTCCCCAGTGTGCAGAACATCCTGCAGCACATACAGCCCATCATTCCCGAACACAAATATCACCCAGGGCACCGCAGAGCTCTGCGGAGCCAACAACGAACGGCACAAACCAGCCATGCCAACAACACCGCGCTACGGCCTGGGTCAGCACATTATGATTTCTTATTTCTAGACACTTCAGGTGAGTAACGTACAGCCCAGAAACACCATTCTCCACAGGAACTGCCCGTCAATGAGAAGTTTTCCATGTTCATCTCTGTAACATCTGGACTCTTTGTAGACCAGAGCATaggttttaaaaaaatgacaAGGCTCATCTTTTAATTTACAAATGTCCTTAGCTCTTTAGAGTGAAGGGTCTGGCAGAACCCAGCACGGTGGAGAAAAGTCCCCACACGCAGAGCGGTTCCAATCTCAGACTCAATGCTCCAGCATTTCACAAGCCATGACCGTCCAGAACATAAGGCAGCTCCAGGCAGCGACTCACCCAAAAATCAGACCACTGCCTGTTCCAAATTCAACCAAACCCCACCTGCTTGGGCTGTGGTTGAGTCCAGTTTCAACTCACAGACAATACTAATGAGACCCAGGTACTGGATCCCTCTGAGCTCCAACCGCCCGCAGGACCGGCGTTGCAGGAGATGTCTCGTACCTGCTTCACGCTCCCTCTGCTCCTCAGGATGACCATTTCTTGGTCAATACTTTCGATTTCCTCAAGGCTGGTGCTGATCCATTTCCGGATTTGTAGGGTGTAAAATTCCCGTATCTGATCCTCGTCTGCTTGCCCGCCCTCCACAAAGCTTCTCAAGGAGGCCAAcctgttctccagctccttcttctgcttgtatctgtctcaaagagaaCAAAACAAGATCATTTCAGTAAACTTTTTCTAACACAGCATTTTCTAAAAGAAACCATTTCCTATTTATTGAAATTCAACCAAATGTAGCTAAAGAGCCACCTCCTGCCCCAATCTCCTTTTAATTGCTTTGCACAGAGcgattgctgagcagtgctcattAGGGGATGAAAATCCAGATATTCATCAAGCTCCTCGCGTCCGGGACAAATCTCCTTGTGCGAGGAGGATCCACTTGGTAAACACCGAGTAAAAGACCTGAGAAGTAAGGCAGAGACTTACAAGGATTTGACCAATAAAAACTATGTCAATCAGAAGAGTTCCAATCTGCTCAGAAAAAGGCTTTCAAAATGCActgttatatacatatatacacatatacaaaaTAGTTTATTCCCATCTTCCCCATCACCTGTCAACTCAAAGGTAGACGTTAACCAGCATCTTCACTACACTTTGTAAGAGGTTTAACACAATTTcatgtgtttaaaaagaaaactgaatacaAAAAGAGAGGTTCTGATGTTTCCTGTTGCAATTTAAGTGGCTCCTGTCTGTTAAAAGCAGCTTCAAGATGACGGTTTAAATCTAGAAATGGCTCTCAattattcttttcttctcctaAAAGCTGAGCAATCCTTGAAAATTAAGCCTCCCATGTAAAATTAGGCAAGCCTGACAGCATTAATCTTCTGGAGAACACAGGATTTCAACTCATCAGCTCCTTCACTGGGAACACCAATATAATAGCTATTTTGAGTTGTTCCTATATGACATCAACATATCAAGAAGCTGCTTTTAAGCCACATTAAGACATTTCTCCAGTTTGCGTCTCGGGTGGTTGTGTGTGTGCGGGTTGTTTTTTTCATATGATTTGGGCTTTCCGGAATTTTTTTTGACCTTTTTAAGAATGAGTTAAGAGGCACAGGGGAGTACAGATATAACACCCGCAGCTTAGATCCTTGCATCTCCACTTCAGTGAAGAACCAGCAGTGAGAGCTCAGGATTAGAAACCCACGGGAGCCGAGAGAACAAGGGAGCATAAGAATCATTCTAAAAACCAAACCTATCCACACCCGCCCCACAAGAACCCAAAACCCACATCTTAATCGGCTTTGCTGCGCTGATCCAAATGACTCCTGCGCATTCCTGTAGCCCAAACCCACCCAACTCAGGTTACTCTCTAGAATACAAGTCATTTTTGTATTTGTGCAATTTAAACAGCTCTCCAGCCCAGCTGGGGCCTTTCTGTGCTACCGCAACAGGCAACAACTTGATTGTCAAAATCTCCAACTACAACACAACAAACAGGCACCATCTCTTGTTTAATTATCCCATAATCACACTGGCAGGCAGGGGGGCTGTGCCTTTACGCTGTTGGCAGATTAAAGAACTCATTCTAAGAGCTCTTGTACAGTTCTTCAAAGACGAGATGCTAAAGACACAAACGCAGCCTGCGCGCCGTCCAACACCGTTAAGCAACACGTAATGCGgatcttaaaataaatgtttaacaaTTAGAATATTCCACCGCCAAGGGAAGCAGCTCTTTCCTGACAGCCCTTGCCTGCACAATCTCGTGCTACCTAAGGCTCTCAGCTTCATTTATACCAATTACAAAAAGCCTTTAAACATCACCACGCAAAATCCTACCTCTCAATCTTGGCTTGTCTGCTGGATGCCATGGCCACCAGGCTGGGCTGGGCGGCAGCAGGGCCGCCCGGGGCCGGGCTCCCCGTGTCCTCCTCTCCCGGGGGGCTGGCGGGCGGCAGCTGGAAGCTGCCCAGCCCATAGCTGCTGCAGAGCTTGAGGAAACGCCAGAAGTGGGTGCGAGCGCTCTTCAGGTGCTCCAGCCTCTTGTTCAAGTCGACCTGCTTCAGCGTCAGGGCCCCCAGCAAGGCAGGCAGCGGCAAGAACTTCAGGTCAGCCGAGGCGATTTCCTCCAGCTCCTCATTCTCGCTGCAAGGGGAGACATGAGATACAATCATAGATCGTTTTGGTTGGGAGAGGCCCTCAACACCATCAAGttcaaccctggcactgccccatgtccctgagaacctcatgtccgtctgtccaaccctccagggatggtgactccagcactgccctgggcagcctgttccaatgccccacagccctttggaggagaaattgttccccacatccaacctcaacctcccctggtgcaacttgaggccgcttcctctgctcctggcgcttgttcctggggaccagagcccgacccccctggctccaagctcctttcaggcagttcagagatcagaaggtctcccctcagctcctgttctccagctgaatcccccagctccc encodes the following:
- the IGBP1 gene encoding immunoglobulin-binding protein 1 isoform X1 → MAKGPGEGPRLAELLETGRRLWEELDSGTEPSSGAPAVQDKVRQGLEALRQAEAMVAQLDLFSENEELEEIASADLKFLPLPALLGALTLKQVDLNKRLEHLKSARTHFWRFLKLCSSYGLGSFQLPPASPPGEEDTGSPAPGGPAAAQPSLVAMASSRQAKIERYKQKKELENRLASLRSFVEGGQADEDQIREFYTLQIRKWISTSLEEIESIDQEMVILRSRGSVKQPSAPPHGASRQPRTPLKPFILTRDAAQAKVFGAGYPGLPTMTVDDWYEQRRRQGVVSAQSAPRGAPADITDEELQKQQQEKKEEEDDEEALQKARNWDDWKDTHPRGYGNRQNMG
- the IGBP1 gene encoding immunoglobulin-binding protein 1 isoform X2 translates to MAKGPGEGPRLAELLETGRRLWEELDSGTEPSSGAPAVQDKVRQGLEALRQAEAMVAQLDLFSENEELEEIASADLKFLPLPALLGALTLKQVDLNKRLEHLKSARTHFWRFLKLCSSYGLGSFQLPPASPPGEEDTGSPAPGGPAAAQPSLVAMASSRQAKIERYKQKKELENRLASLRSFVEGGQADEDQIREFYTLQIRKWISTSLEEIESIDQEMVILRSRGSVKQPSAPPHGASRQPRTPLKPFILTRDAAQAKVFGAGYPGLPTMTVDDWYEQRRRQGVVSAQSAPRGAPDITDEELQKQQQEKKEEEDDEEALQKARNWDDWKDTHPRGYGNRQNMG